A genomic stretch from Pararhizobium sp. IMCC21322 includes:
- a CDS encoding TRAP transporter substrate-binding protein, whose amino-acid sequence MKYKPTLAAIMAMAFAVPVMAADIPETELNVVGSIGILSMYKDMESPFWNETIKESSDGAIKANLKPFNELGFKGGELFSLVSNGTVQMAHQVLAYTSGSVPMNEATDLVGVVADVEAVHIAAKAFRDTHAEFLAKDHNIKLLGYGTYQSQVIYCRDAFTSIADMKGRKVRASGASQQVFIEHLGGSPIGMSFGEVPTAMANGTIDCAITGALSGYQAKWHEPANYISALPINHGVIAHIANMDWWNSVDPAAQAVIEAGLTDLEEKMFALAKTETTDGLACNSGGACAYGDAANMTLVPVTDADRALRTEAANVAVLPAYKERCGEECSAAWNATIGAAMGFTIN is encoded by the coding sequence ATGAAGTATAAACCAACCCTCGCAGCCATTATGGCAATGGCATTCGCAGTGCCTGTAATGGCAGCAGACATCCCCGAAACCGAACTGAACGTTGTTGGATCAATTGGCATTCTGTCCATGTACAAGGATATGGAATCTCCGTTCTGGAACGAGACAATAAAAGAAAGCTCTGATGGTGCAATCAAAGCAAACCTGAAGCCCTTCAATGAACTGGGCTTCAAAGGCGGTGAGCTGTTTTCGCTTGTGTCAAACGGAACTGTGCAGATGGCACATCAGGTTCTGGCTTACACCTCCGGCTCTGTCCCCATGAACGAAGCAACAGACCTTGTTGGTGTCGTTGCAGATGTTGAAGCGGTTCACATAGCGGCCAAAGCATTCCGCGACACACATGCGGAATTCTTGGCAAAGGACCACAACATCAAACTTCTGGGCTATGGCACTTACCAAAGTCAGGTCATTTATTGCCGTGATGCCTTTACGTCTATCGCCGACATGAAGGGGCGCAAGGTGCGCGCCTCTGGTGCCTCTCAGCAGGTGTTCATCGAGCATCTTGGCGGTTCGCCGATTGGCATGTCGTTTGGTGAAGTTCCGACTGCCATGGCCAATGGCACCATCGACTGCGCGATCACCGGGGCGCTGTCCGGTTACCAGGCCAAATGGCACGAACCAGCGAATTATATTTCCGCACTACCAATCAACCATGGCGTGATCGCGCATATTGCCAATATGGACTGGTGGAACAGCGTCGATCCCGCCGCTCAAGCCGTGATTGAGGCCGGACTGACCGATCTGGAAGAAAAGATGTTTGCTTTGGCGAAAACGGAAACCACCGATGGCCTGGCCTGTAATTCAGGCGGGGCTTGTGCATATGGGGATGCGGCCAACATGACGCTGGTGCCTGTTACAGACGCTGACCGCGCCTTGCGCACCGAAGCTGCAAATGTTGCAGTTCTGCCCGCCTACAAAGAGCGGTGCGGCGAAGAATGTTCTGCCGCATGGAATGCAACGATTGGTGCAGCGATGGGCTTCACCATCAACTAA
- a CDS encoding winged helix-turn-helix transcriptional regulator: MNEIANKRRRYDDACAAAHALDLIGDRWMLLVIREMMFGPRRFGDIRRGLPGISANVLTQRLEELESVGILIRRKLPPPAGTQVYELTEWGLRCEPIFVELGRWACGSPGHDPTRPFSAASMFLSFRTMIDREASANIDATFGFRIGEERYVATMQDGTIRIVASDPDHADVIFTAVPEVMAGIIYGGAPIEAMEKDDLLQIEGDRSLAERFVTLFPLSQNA, encoded by the coding sequence ATGAATGAAATTGCTAACAAACGCCGCCGCTATGATGACGCCTGCGCTGCTGCGCACGCCCTGGACCTCATCGGCGACCGATGGATGCTGCTCGTCATTCGAGAGATGATGTTCGGACCGCGCCGGTTTGGCGATATCCGCAGAGGTCTGCCCGGTATCAGCGCCAATGTGCTGACACAGCGGCTGGAAGAGTTGGAAAGTGTTGGCATTCTTATCCGGCGCAAGCTGCCCCCTCCCGCCGGTACACAGGTATATGAACTGACCGAATGGGGGCTGCGCTGCGAACCGATCTTTGTCGAACTGGGACGCTGGGCCTGTGGCTCTCCCGGTCACGACCCAACGCGCCCGTTTAGTGCAGCGTCCATGTTCCTGTCATTTCGGACCATGATTGATCGCGAAGCGTCGGCCAATATTGATGCCACCTTCGGCTTCAGAATTGGAGAAGAGCGATATGTCGCTACGATGCAGGATGGAACGATCAGAATTGTTGCCAGCGATCCAGACCATGCCGATGTCATATTCACCGCAGTACCGGAGGTGATGGCCGGAATCATCTATGGGGGCGCACCCATTGAGGCGATGGAGAAGGACGACTTGCTACAGATTGAAGGTGACCGTAGCCTCGCAGAACGCTTTGTGACCCTGTTTCCACTGTCGCAAAACGCTTGA
- a CDS encoding VOC family protein, producing the protein MSNREGTPIWYELMTEEPGAAQEFYGSVMGWTFEAMPGGLEREYLVASAGDQTVAGLMRTPEHAKGMPNMWFVYIGVEDVDASAEKVASLGGTVDIEPTDIPGVGRFAFCADPQGAHFYLMRGSSNEDSTAFAPRKAGHCSWNELVTSDQKAAMDFYSKLLGWENGGAMPMGGTMGDYTFINHGKEMIGAVMDAPDKDTRPFWNFALQVTDIDAAVMAVKKGGGTVRTGPNELPDNSGWLIQTTDPQGARVMFTGARKL; encoded by the coding sequence ATGAGCAATCGTGAAGGCACACCCATCTGGTACGAATTGATGACCGAAGAGCCCGGTGCGGCTCAGGAATTTTATGGCTCCGTCATGGGCTGGACGTTTGAGGCCATGCCCGGCGGGCTGGAGCGCGAATATCTTGTAGCTTCTGCCGGTGACCAAACGGTCGCCGGTTTGATGCGAACGCCCGAGCATGCCAAGGGGATGCCAAATATGTGGTTCGTCTATATCGGGGTTGAGGATGTTGACGCGTCCGCCGAAAAAGTAGCGTCGCTGGGCGGAACGGTCGATATTGAGCCGACTGACATTCCCGGTGTTGGCCGGTTTGCATTCTGTGCCGACCCGCAAGGCGCGCATTTCTATTTGATGCGCGGCAGCAGCAACGAGGACAGCACGGCCTTCGCGCCAAGGAAAGCGGGCCATTGCAGCTGGAACGAGTTGGTGACGTCCGATCAAAAGGCGGCAATGGACTTCTACAGCAAACTGCTTGGTTGGGAAAATGGCGGGGCGATGCCAATGGGCGGAACCATGGGCGACTATACGTTCATCAATCATGGCAAAGAGATGATCGGCGCCGTTATGGATGCGCCCGACAAGGACACCAGGCCTTTCTGGAACTTTGCATTGCAAGTGACCGATATTGATGCGGCCGTGATGGCTGTCAAAAAAGGCGGTGGCACTGTGCGGACGGGTCCAAACGAATTACCGGATAACAGTGGATGGCTGATCCAGACAACCGATCCTCAGGGCGCAAGGGTCATGTTCACCGGTGCCAGAAAATTGTGA
- a CDS encoding VOC family protein yields MTAQQKIAPCLWFDKQALEAAEFYVSAFPDSRIDNVIRSGVDWPAGEAGDVIFVEFTLSGVAHQALNGGANQPFTEAISLSVTCEDQAEIDRLWAALTDGGGEPIQCGWLKDRFGLRWQIVPASHQRMMREGNDEQLARLMAAMMNMVKFDVAALEAVFEGKEK; encoded by the coding sequence ATGACAGCCCAACAGAAAATAGCGCCTTGCCTGTGGTTCGACAAGCAAGCACTGGAAGCTGCTGAATTCTACGTATCGGCGTTTCCGGATTCCCGGATAGACAACGTCATTCGATCTGGAGTGGACTGGCCGGCAGGCGAAGCCGGTGACGTGATCTTTGTCGAGTTCACGCTTTCAGGTGTTGCGCATCAAGCATTAAACGGTGGGGCCAACCAACCCTTCACCGAAGCTATTTCGCTGTCCGTCACCTGTGAGGATCAAGCGGAAATTGATCGACTTTGGGCGGCGTTAACGGACGGCGGTGGCGAACCAATTCAATGCGGCTGGCTGAAAGACAGGTTCGGCCTCCGTTGGCAAATCGTTCCAGCGTCTCATCAGCGTATGATGAGGGAGGGAAACGATGAGCAATTGGCACGACTCATGGCTGCGATGATGAATATGGTGAAGTTCGATGTCGCTGCGCTGGAAGCGGTCTTCGAGGGCAAGGAAAAATAA
- a CDS encoding aldo/keto reductase, with protein sequence MKYRTLGKTGLKISEITMGTFTFGGSGPFGMVASQGVAEARKLVDLCVDNGVNLFDTANMYSTGLSEEILGEVLEGRYDDILVTSKARMPIGEGPNDEGVSRWHLIRECERSLKRLRTDHIDVYYMHEWDGITPVEEKMAALDTLVQHGKVRYVGCSNYSGWHVMKSLAAAPSYASRFVTQQIHYTLEAREAEFELLPLSVDQGLGVLVWSPLAGGLLSGKHRRGQDAPAGSRQAAGWNEPPIRDMSRLWNIVDVLVEIGEEHDVAAAQIALAWLLTRPAISSLVVGGRTEEQFEQNFRAVDITLTDDQLKRLNDVSRLPLHYPYWHQHNFARPRFTEADQALHADYPDRHYGGEDNLI encoded by the coding sequence ATGAAATATCGGACCCTTGGGAAAACCGGGCTAAAAATTTCTGAAATCACGATGGGCACGTTCACCTTTGGGGGTAGCGGGCCATTTGGGATGGTCGCCAGTCAAGGTGTTGCCGAGGCCCGCAAGCTTGTGGATCTGTGCGTCGACAATGGCGTCAATCTGTTTGATACCGCCAATATGTACTCGACCGGATTGTCTGAAGAGATTCTTGGCGAAGTCCTTGAAGGCCGTTATGATGATATTCTCGTCACATCCAAGGCGCGCATGCCCATTGGTGAGGGACCAAATGATGAAGGCGTGTCCCGATGGCACCTCATTCGGGAATGTGAGCGGTCTCTAAAGCGTTTGCGCACTGATCATATCGATGTTTACTACATGCATGAATGGGACGGCATAACTCCGGTTGAGGAGAAAATGGCGGCGCTCGACACGCTCGTTCAGCATGGCAAGGTGCGCTATGTCGGTTGCTCCAATTATTCCGGCTGGCATGTCATGAAGTCGCTGGCTGCAGCACCAAGCTATGCATCGCGCTTTGTCACCCAACAAATTCACTACACTTTGGAAGCCCGCGAAGCGGAATTCGAGCTGTTGCCCTTGTCGGTCGATCAGGGTCTTGGCGTGTTGGTCTGGTCACCGCTGGCCGGTGGCCTGCTCAGCGGCAAGCATCGGCGCGGTCAGGATGCACCAGCAGGATCGCGCCAGGCTGCCGGATGGAACGAGCCACCAATCCGCGATATGTCGCGTTTGTGGAACATTGTTGATGTGCTTGTGGAGATCGGCGAGGAGCATGATGTGGCGGCCGCGCAAATCGCGTTGGCCTGGCTTTTGACACGGCCGGCGATTTCCTCACTGGTGGTCGGAGGCCGTACAGAAGAGCAGTTCGAGCAGAACTTCAGGGCCGTCGATATCACGCTTACTGATGATCAGCTCAAACGCCTCAATGATGTGAGCCGCCTGCCGCTGCATTACCCGTATTGGCACCAGCATAATTTCGCCCGGCCACGGTTTACAGAGGCCGATCAGGCGCTGCATGCCGATTATCCGGATCGCCACTATGGTGGCGAAGATAATTTGATCTAG
- a CDS encoding dihydroxyacetone kinase subunit L, whose amino-acid sequence MTLAKADLVQAIDRVTAAMERDFDELNAADGALGDGDLGVTMTRGMRAISAMKDDLPYDIGMALFQCAQAFTKSSGSSYGTLMATGLMTAAKTLKGQTEFDAAEISNLVAAARDKMQERGKAELGGKTVLDSLDAVAQATAGLDTPEALADAAAKAVDQALDDIRDKPATIGRARIFGEKSIGMDDPGMLAMQRIVKAAAAR is encoded by the coding sequence ATGACACTTGCGAAGGCGGACCTGGTACAGGCAATCGACCGTGTGACGGCGGCAATGGAACGTGACTTTGATGAATTGAATGCCGCTGACGGTGCGCTGGGCGACGGCGATCTGGGGGTGACCATGACCCGCGGCATGCGCGCCATTTCCGCGATGAAGGACGACCTTCCCTATGACATCGGCATGGCGTTGTTTCAATGCGCCCAAGCATTTACCAAATCGTCCGGCTCATCCTACGGAACGTTGATGGCAACCGGTCTGATGACGGCGGCAAAGACGCTGAAAGGTCAGACGGAATTTGATGCCGCCGAGATTTCAAATCTCGTTGCCGCTGCCCGCGATAAAATGCAGGAGCGGGGCAAGGCTGAACTGGGCGGTAAAACGGTCCTCGACAGTCTTGATGCCGTGGCTCAGGCAACCGCCGGGCTTGATACGCCGGAAGCCCTGGCAGATGCAGCTGCCAAAGCCGTTGATCAAGCGCTGGATGATATCCGCGACAAACCGGCAACCATTGGCCGCGCCCGCATTTTCGGGGAAAAAAGCATCGGCATGGACGATCCGGGGATGCTGGCCATGCAACGCATTGTTAAAGCCGCAGCGGCGCGCTAG
- a CDS encoding dihydroxyacetone kinase subunit DhaK, whose protein sequence is MKKILNKPENYVDEMLEGFVAAHPEFYRMHGDSSKVVTRAKQAKDGKVGIVTGGGSGHLPVFTGYVGEGLLDACAVGDVFASPSAEQMADAIRVADQGAGVLRLYGNYGGDVMNFDMAGELVEFEDINCTTVLLADDVASAPPAEHEKRRGVAGMVYAFKLAGAAAEEGRDLEGVTAVAQKAADACRSIGAALSSCTVPQAGKPTFDIADDEMEMGMGIHGEPGVWRGKLRTADEIADEMMDRLLADMPLASGDRVSILVNSLGATPPEELYILYRIVKQRLDKAGVTIVMPLVGRYATSMEMSGVSFTLCKLNDELEALLKAPCDCAFWRVR, encoded by the coding sequence ATGAAGAAGATACTTAACAAACCCGAAAACTACGTCGACGAAATGCTGGAAGGCTTCGTCGCAGCGCATCCTGAATTCTACCGGATGCACGGTGACAGCAGCAAAGTCGTGACGCGTGCCAAACAGGCAAAAGACGGCAAGGTGGGCATTGTCACCGGCGGCGGCTCAGGCCATTTGCCAGTGTTTACCGGCTATGTCGGTGAAGGGCTGCTTGATGCCTGCGCTGTTGGCGATGTGTTCGCCTCCCCGTCCGCTGAGCAGATGGCAGATGCCATTCGCGTTGCCGATCAAGGCGCGGGCGTGCTGCGGCTTTACGGCAATTATGGCGGCGATGTCATGAATTTTGATATGGCCGGAGAGTTGGTCGAGTTTGAAGATATCAACTGCACCACAGTGCTGCTGGCCGACGATGTGGCCTCCGCGCCGCCAGCAGAACATGAAAAACGCCGCGGCGTGGCCGGTATGGTCTACGCGTTCAAACTGGCGGGCGCTGCCGCAGAAGAAGGCCGCGACCTTGAAGGCGTTACCGCCGTTGCACAAAAGGCTGCCGATGCCTGCCGCTCCATCGGTGCGGCGCTCTCATCATGCACGGTTCCACAAGCGGGCAAGCCGACATTTGACATCGCAGATGATGAGATGGAAATGGGCATGGGCATCCACGGTGAGCCGGGCGTGTGGCGCGGCAAACTGCGCACTGCCGATGAGATTGCGGACGAAATGATGGACCGCCTGCTCGCTGATATGCCGCTTGCATCGGGTGACCGCGTGTCAATTCTGGTCAACAGTCTTGGTGCCACACCGCCCGAAGAACTTTATATCCTCTACCGAATTGTCAAGCAGCGGCTTGATAAGGCCGGCGTGACAATTGTCATGCCGCTTGTCGGGCGCTACGCAACATCCATGGAAATGTCAGGTGTATCCTTCACGCTGTGCAAGCTTAATGATGAGCTGGAAGCGCTTTTGAAAGCCCCATGCGACTGCGCTTTCTGGAGGGTCCGATGA
- a CDS encoding ABC transporter permease, whose protein sequence is MTTQIHKKDFTRAPEFRLLVIAIAVFAFMAVLSPDRFLSPQNLTSMAFQFPEFAILALAMTITMMTGGIDLSVVGVSNLSAVIAAIILTQFADPTMAAGQSLLWLGLAMVAALCIGAIAGLINGSLIAFFGLPPILATLGSGLVFTGFAIAMTGGSAVMGFPDAVAWIGNERLLGIPVPLIVFALLGFGLHLLLTRTAFGLRVTMFGANPLAALYAAVDINRMILKVYVIAGMFASVAGLVIMSRANSAKADYGSSYLLLAVLIAVLGGVNPYGGYGRVVGVVLAVLSMQFLSSGLNMLQVSNFARELIWGALLIFVMVINTNGLAVFRSALSKPTKSS, encoded by the coding sequence ATGACAACGCAAATCCATAAAAAAGACTTCACCCGGGCCCCCGAGTTCCGTCTGCTTGTTATCGCCATTGCGGTGTTTGCTTTCATGGCGGTGCTGTCACCAGACCGGTTCCTGTCACCGCAAAACCTGACTTCGATGGCCTTCCAGTTTCCGGAATTTGCCATTCTGGCCCTTGCCATGACGATAACCATGATGACCGGCGGCATTGATCTGTCGGTGGTGGGCGTCTCAAACCTTTCGGCGGTCATCGCAGCTATCATCTTGACCCAGTTTGCCGACCCCACAATGGCTGCTGGCCAATCGTTGCTGTGGCTTGGCCTGGCTATGGTCGCGGCTCTTTGCATTGGCGCAATTGCTGGTTTGATCAACGGATCACTGATCGCATTCTTTGGCTTGCCGCCCATCCTGGCAACGCTCGGCTCCGGCCTTGTCTTTACCGGCTTTGCAATTGCAATGACCGGAGGCAGTGCCGTAATGGGCTTTCCCGATGCTGTGGCCTGGATTGGCAATGAGCGTTTGCTTGGCATACCGGTGCCATTGATCGTCTTTGCGCTGCTGGGCTTTGGCTTGCACCTGCTGTTGACGCGCACAGCTTTTGGCCTGCGGGTGACCATGTTTGGTGCAAATCCGCTGGCAGCGCTCTATGCTGCAGTTGATATCAACCGCATGATTTTAAAAGTTTACGTGATCGCAGGCATGTTTGCCTCTGTCGCCGGGCTTGTCATCATGAGCCGCGCAAACTCGGCCAAAGCAGATTATGGCTCCAGCTATCTGCTGCTTGCGGTTCTGATTGCGGTGCTTGGCGGTGTAAACCCCTATGGCGGATACGGGCGCGTTGTTGGCGTGGTCCTGGCCGTGCTCTCCATGCAGTTTTTGTCGAGCGGCCTCAACATGCTCCAGGTATCCAATTTTGCCAGAGAACTGATCTGGGGCGCACTGCTTATATTTGTGATGGTGATCAACACCAACGGACTGGCCGTTTTCCGCTCGGCCCTGTCCAAACCGACTAAATCCAGCTGA
- a CDS encoding ABC transporter permease, whose translation MSSLFSKDFLTRNETLVAGVIILFCIIATLSDPLFLSVTTLSDLLRASIVIGILAVGAMLVLVSGGIDVSFTAIAVFAMYSASVLALAIWPDMPWPLIFALSICIGAALGAINGVFIAVFGLPTLIVTLGTLSMFRGFLLTFIGSQRISALPPEMRDFSRGVIARGTTEAGSFYSFPWALVALIGVILMTWFILHKTMLGRSIYAIGGSLESARRLGINVKGTQFFVYVYVGALAGLAGIIHGSVGRMADPFSLVGLELSVIAAVVLGGARLIGGYGTLTGTLLGVALIVIVENSLIVVGIPTTWQSVTIGLLILIGTGVPAYRAKRAAARAG comes from the coding sequence ATGAGTAGCTTGTTTTCCAAAGATTTCTTGACCCGAAACGAAACGCTTGTCGCAGGCGTGATAATCCTGTTTTGCATTATCGCAACGCTGTCAGACCCGCTGTTCCTGTCCGTCACAACCTTGTCTGATCTGCTGCGCGCATCGATCGTCATCGGCATTCTGGCCGTTGGTGCCATGCTGGTTCTTGTCTCGGGCGGTATTGATGTCAGTTTTACCGCAATTGCTGTTTTTGCGATGTATTCAGCCTCAGTGCTTGCGCTCGCGATCTGGCCGGATATGCCATGGCCGCTGATCTTTGCACTGTCGATTTGCATCGGCGCGGCACTGGGTGCAATCAATGGCGTGTTTATTGCCGTGTTCGGACTGCCAACGTTGATCGTGACGCTGGGCACTTTATCCATGTTTCGCGGCTTTCTGCTGACCTTTATTGGCTCGCAACGCATCTCCGCCCTGCCACCGGAAATGCGGGATTTCTCGCGTGGTGTGATCGCACGCGGGACGACTGAAGCCGGAAGTTTCTACTCGTTCCCCTGGGCGCTTGTGGCGCTCATTGGCGTTATCCTGATGACCTGGTTCATCTTGCACAAGACGATGCTAGGACGATCCATTTATGCCATTGGCGGGTCGCTGGAAAGCGCCCGGCGGCTCGGTATCAATGTCAAAGGCACTCAGTTTTTTGTCTATGTCTATGTTGGTGCCCTGGCAGGTCTTGCAGGAATTATTCATGGTTCGGTGGGCCGTATGGCTGACCCGTTCTCGCTGGTTGGCCTTGAATTATCAGTTATTGCCGCTGTCGTGCTGGGCGGTGCGCGGCTGATCGGGGGCTACGGTACTTTGACCGGAACATTGCTTGGTGTTGCTCTGATTGTGATTGTGGAAAACAGCCTGATCGTCGTCGGCATTCCAACCACGTGGCAATCGGTGACCATCGGGCTGTTGATCCTGATCGGAACCGGTGTCCCGGCCTATCGTGCCAAACGCGCCGCTGCGCGCGCCGGATGA
- a CDS encoding sugar ABC transporter ATP-binding protein, whose amino-acid sequence MSDVSPDAFIDLAGITKRYAGVTALDGVDFTVNHGEAVCLAGENGSGKSTLIKIISGVEQATEGTIRIGGKVQSVLNPRISAAAGVMVIFQDFSLFPNLTIYENIAFSTQLTGGKRFFERGKARKIAQEALDRVGVKIDLDARVEDLPVAHKQLVAICRALASKARLIIMDEPTTALTEKEVTALLRIIRRLKEDGVAVIFVSHKLAEVLEVSEKVVVLRNGEKVAEGPASEFDTQSLTRHMTGRDVPEARPSPVIADARTLMSVRDLGKTGSFDDINFELMSGEVLGITGLLGSGRTSLAKALFGLIEPDHGTITVDGNTVPIGDPVAASHARIGYVPEDRLTEGLFLSQSIVRNVAIGRLDEHTSAAGFLNMGGLVAEAADWLKRLKVKAPDIEAPVQSLSGGNQQRVALARWLSRTPRVLILNGPSVGVDVGSKADIHDIIRELANEGIGIIVISDDLPELLATCHRILVMREGKITDELAGEVATEEKLAHSLAS is encoded by the coding sequence ATGTCTGATGTAAGTCCAGATGCGTTTATTGACCTTGCCGGGATCACAAAACGTTACGCGGGTGTAACCGCCCTGGATGGTGTGGATTTCACTGTTAATCACGGAGAAGCCGTTTGCCTTGCAGGCGAGAATGGCTCCGGTAAATCCACACTGATCAAAATCATTTCCGGCGTTGAACAAGCGACAGAAGGCACGATCCGCATAGGCGGTAAGGTGCAATCAGTGCTCAATCCGCGGATATCAGCTGCGGCGGGTGTGATGGTCATCTTTCAGGACTTCTCGCTTTTTCCCAATTTGACCATTTATGAAAACATCGCCTTTTCCACACAATTGACCGGAGGCAAGCGGTTCTTTGAACGTGGCAAGGCGCGCAAAATTGCGCAAGAGGCGCTGGATCGTGTCGGCGTGAAAATCGATCTGGATGCCCGGGTGGAAGATTTACCTGTTGCCCACAAGCAATTGGTCGCCATCTGTCGCGCCTTGGCGTCAAAAGCGCGTCTGATCATTATGGATGAGCCAACAACAGCGCTCACCGAGAAAGAAGTCACCGCCCTTTTGCGCATCATTCGGCGCCTCAAAGAAGACGGTGTTGCCGTGATCTTTGTCAGTCACAAACTGGCCGAAGTGCTGGAAGTCAGCGAAAAGGTTGTTGTGCTGCGCAATGGTGAAAAGGTTGCAGAAGGTCCCGCATCAGAATTCGATACCCAATCACTGACCCGCCACATGACTGGGCGTGATGTCCCTGAAGCGCGGCCAAGTCCGGTTATCGCCGACGCGCGGACGCTGATGAGCGTGCGCGATCTGGGCAAGACCGGCTCCTTCGACGATATCAATTTTGAGCTTATGTCAGGAGAAGTGCTCGGGATCACGGGGCTTTTGGGCAGCGGCCGAACATCCCTGGCCAAGGCACTGTTTGGACTGATCGAACCCGACCATGGCACCATTACGGTTGACGGAAACACTGTCCCGATTGGCGATCCTGTCGCAGCGTCCCACGCACGCATCGGGTATGTGCCTGAAGACCGTTTGACTGAAGGACTTTTCCTGAGCCAATCCATTGTGCGCAATGTCGCAATCGGCCGTCTGGATGAACATACGAGCGCTGCCGGGTTCCTGAACATGGGCGGACTTGTGGCGGAAGCTGCCGACTGGCTGAAGCGCCTGAAGGTCAAGGCACCCGATATTGAAGCGCCGGTCCAGTCACTGTCCGGGGGCAACCAGCAGCGTGTTGCGCTGGCGCGCTGGCTGTCACGGACACCCCGTGTGCTGATTTTGAATGGACCAAGTGTTGGCGTCGATGTTGGCTCCAAAGCCGATATCCACGACATCATACGGGAACTGGCAAATGAAGGGATCGGGATCATCGTCATCTCTGACGATCTGCCAGAACTGCTTGCGACCTGTCATCGTATTCTGGTCATGCGTGAGGGTAAAATTACAGATGAACTGGCTGGCGAAGTAGCGACCGAAGAAAAGCTAGCCCATAGTTTGGCATCATGA
- a CDS encoding autoinducer 2 ABC transporter substrate-binding protein, which translates to MKKRTILLASALVAGTALSGFAASHTGGKDIATVVKIAGIQWFNRMEEGVKKFAEESGNNAFQVGPAQADPQQQAALIEDMIAQGVNALAVVPMSPEALEPVLKRAMDAGIIVITHEAAAQQNTNYDLEAFVNEDFGANLMEQLATCMGGEGEYAVFVGSLTSQTHNQWVDGGIAHQKANYPNMTLVGDKNETADDAEKAYTKAQEVLRAFPNIKGMQGSASTDVAGIGRAIEERGKEDDTCIFGTSLPSIAGQYLDTGAVDGIGFWDPAVAGEAMNKLAVMVMDGGTVTDGMDLGLPGYENITLDGKVIYGSAWVNVNKANMADYPF; encoded by the coding sequence ATGAAAAAACGTACGATACTGCTTGCCAGTGCACTGGTAGCTGGAACGGCATTGTCAGGTTTTGCCGCCAGCCATACCGGCGGCAAAGACATTGCCACAGTTGTAAAGATTGCTGGCATTCAATGGTTCAACCGGATGGAAGAAGGCGTTAAAAAGTTTGCTGAAGAATCTGGCAACAACGCATTCCAGGTCGGGCCCGCACAGGCCGATCCACAGCAGCAGGCTGCCCTGATTGAAGATATGATTGCACAGGGCGTGAATGCGCTTGCTGTGGTTCCCATGTCACCGGAAGCTCTTGAGCCTGTGCTCAAACGCGCAATGGATGCAGGCATCATTGTCATCACGCACGAAGCTGCAGCTCAGCAAAATACAAATTACGATCTCGAAGCATTCGTGAATGAAGACTTCGGTGCCAATCTGATGGAACAACTGGCAACATGCATGGGCGGCGAAGGCGAATATGCAGTGTTTGTTGGTTCATTGACCTCACAGACGCATAATCAGTGGGTTGATGGTGGCATTGCACACCAGAAGGCAAACTATCCAAACATGACACTCGTCGGCGACAAGAACGAAACTGCTGATGATGCTGAGAAAGCCTACACCAAGGCGCAGGAAGTTCTGCGTGCATTCCCCAATATCAAGGGTATGCAGGGGTCTGCTTCCACCGATGTGGCAGGTATTGGCCGTGCAATCGAAGAGCGCGGCAAAGAAGATGACACATGCATCTTCGGCACCTCATTGCCGTCAATCGCTGGCCAGTATCTTGATACAGGTGCTGTCGACGGCATCGGTTTCTGGGATCCTGCAGTTGCCGGTGAAGCCATGAACAAACTTGCAGTTATGGTTATGGATGGCGGAACCGTCACTGACGGTATGGATCTTGGACTGCCCGGCTACGAGAATATTACGCTCGATGGCAAGGTTATCTATGGCTCAGCCTGGGTGAACGTAAACAAGGCAAACATGGCAGACTATCCTTTCTGA